From the genome of Uranotaenia lowii strain MFRU-FL chromosome 1, ASM2978415v1, whole genome shotgun sequence, one region includes:
- the LOC129737970 gene encoding general odorant-binding protein 45-like: MAINVLTVFAVLGIVNFTIAGSPLGAMVLKSDKQAKSECEAYLKKKDRCEDLCKATVLRYWDKCSGIIEVPFAQHFRRDNCDSDYYYNGTLQCVSPARKMIDECHQASHESKCLEQSYGSPVRSPQLAPLTNLQASNVLESCANMLGIDPDMVELYRLFDFDVDSNSRCLFRCYLIRQGLYSDVDGPNLDRMYVQCGGYDQFLNDFKASAQECVDNLRSQCLDKCTLAIRIASDCFPRNSGPLAQALFGDLGFDLNPVVVAFKNMIYSFEDVFTITTTTEDNIV; encoded by the exons ATGGCAATCAATGTGCTAACGGTATTCGCAGTGCTCGGAATAGTTAATTTCACTATAGCTGGTTCGCCACTTGGTGCAATGGTTTTGAAAAGTGACAAACAGGCTAAGTCAGAGTGTGAAGCTTATCTCAAGAAAAAAGATCGCTGCGAAGATTTGTGTAAAGCAACAGTTCTTCGTTACTGGGATAAATGTTCCGGAATCATCGAAGTTCCATTCGCTCAGCATTTTCGACGGGATAATTGCGATAGTGACTACTACTACAATGGAACACTGCAGTGTGTTTCTCCAGCTCGCAAAATGATTGATGAGTGCCACCAAGCTTCACATGAAAGTAAATGTTTGGAGCAATCGTATGGCAGTCCTGTGAGAAGTCCACAACTGGCACCACTGACCAATTTGCAGGCTAGCAATGTCCTTGAATCCTGTGCCAATATGCTGGGCATTGATCCTGATATGGTAGAACTCTACAGGCTCTTCGATTTTGATGTAGATAGCAACTCCCGCTGCTTGTTTCGCTGTTATTTGATTCGACAAGGACTGTACAGCGATGTAGATGGGCCGAATTTGGACCGCATGTATGTGCAATGCGGAGGATACGACCAATTTTTGAACGATTTCAAAGCAAGCGCTCAGGAATGTGTGGATAATCTTCGATCGCAATGCCTGGACAAATGTACACTTGCAATACGAATCGCTAGTGACTGTTTCCCTAGAAACAGCGGACCACTCGCACAGGCTTTGTTTG GTGATTTAGGCTTCGACTTAAATCCAGTAGTTGTTGCATTCAAGAATATGATTTACAGTTTTGAGGATGTTTTCACTATAACTACGACGACAGAGGATAATATTGTCTAA